The DNA window AATTTTGGCGTGATCTTCGGGAACTTTGCTGCTTTCGCGGATATAACTCTGATAAAAAACTTTCAAGGAATCCATTGACTGTGCGTCTGTACCTGAAGAACAGGCTGTGAAAAAGAAAATGCTCAAAAGCGTTATTCCGCTCAAGAGAAAGGATCGGCGTTTTCTCATGATTACATTCGATAGACGACGTTTCCAGGCTTGTGCTTGCGATAGTCGCCGCCGGCCCAGTAATCCCTTTGCTTGAAGTCAGAAACCCATTGCGAGCCGTTCCACATTTGGATGTGTCCGTGTTCGTGGTACTTCTTGTCGCCTTGGAAGGCTTCAAAAACGGCAATGTCGCCCTTTTCATAGGCTGACGTGCTGATCTGCTTGAAGCCCAAGGTCTCGAGGTAACCTTTGTATTTGCAGGCTGAAACAGGGTTGTTGGGGGTCGCGACACCACCTGCGTTGATGGCCATGCGCACGTATTTGGCGCATTTGCCCAACGAACCTTCGGAGGCATTCGCATTCAAAGCTGCGACGGCCTTGTCGACATCAAACTTGGACTTCGCTGCCGGGGACTGGGCTTTGGGTGCAGGCGTATTGGTCTTCGCTGCGGCTTCTTTGCCCGCTCCGTCCTTGGTCGGGGTAACTTTGGCAGGCGTGGAAGCTGTGGCATTCAAATAGCCTAGCGCTTTGTCGAGTTGATTTCCATAAATCACCGAGTTGCTGAACTCTGCCTTGATATCTGCCACGACATCCGAACCATGTGCAGTTTTGTAGGCAGACTTGAAGCCGGAGATGAGGGCTCCATCATTTTTGAGCTTGGCGAGGCTGGCATAAACCGCATCTTCGTCGGTGCCAAAGCCGGTGTAGCCGCCAAACATGGCTTCCCAAACGGCATTCGCAATCGCGCCAAGATCCGGGGCAGCGGGTTTTTCAGATCCCTTTGCCGGGGTTGAAGCCGGGCTTTTGGTGGTCGCCGTCGAGATGAAATCCTTGGAGACCCATTGACCTTGTCCGATGCAGTACCAACCCGTTACTTCGCCATAAATGGTCACGCCGCTTCCCTTGCCCAGCTTGTTTCCAGTTTTATCGTATTGTGTACCAGGTCCTTTGCGAATATTGACGCCATCACCTGTGGCTGTACCCGATCCGGTTGCGGCACCGATTTTAAAGTCAAATCCCGTACTGGGCTTGGTTTCAGGCGCTTTTGGCGCAGTGGTCGTGACACCTGCAAGTGCGCGGAGAGCTGCTTGGAAGTCTTGCACACGCACGGGCGTCTGCGCGTACCAAGCACTGTCCTGGCATTCCAAAGCGGCTTTTTCCCATTCGCCTTGTGTCATATAGGTCCACGTCTTTTTGAATTTCGTGTTCCAAGCGGTTCCCAATTGGAAGTTGACCGAGGCGAGTGCGATGATGAATCCTTCCGAGGCTACACCCAAAGTTGAGGCCTGGGCGCTTGCGGCATCGTAGGCCTTTTTGGCGTCTTGCGAGGCCCAACCATTCAAAATATTGTCGGGAACTGTGGTTCCGACAGGATAGGTTTCCTTCTGGGAGGATGTAAGCAAGTGGCCCAGTCCGACGGTAGGCAGACCACGTGAGTCGAGGTAAACCTTTGTGCGCCAGCCTTCTCTCACTTTTAAATGCGCGATAAATTCGGCGGGCACACCGTTGACTTCCATTTCTCCCTCGCCCTCTTTCTTTTGGATGGGATCCGCTTTCAATTGAAAGGCAGGGGGAGTCATCGTTTGTACGTTTCCGACAGGACCTTCGGACTCATTGGAGGATTGAGTCGACTTGGCGTTGATTTTCTCTTGAGGAACCATGTGAATTGACTTTAGACAAAATGACCCCATGAAATTGCCATTTTTCGCTCAAAAATCCAAGGATGGGGATAACAATTCCTGTAGACCGCCTTCCGAGCTTCAATCCCGATTCCACGACTACCCAAAAATGTCCTTATCGCCGGTTGTAAGTGAAAAGTGAAAAGTGAAAAGTGAAAAGTGAAAATTGAAAAGTGAAAAGTCACCTTCAGAAGTTCAGCAACTTTTCACTTTTCGTTATTCACTTTTCACTTATGGTTATTCACTTTTCACTCTTTGATGAACTTGATGGCTTTGCCCGTGTTCAAGTCACGCAGGAAATAGATTCCCGATTCGAATTCGGATACATCCAGCGTTTTTTCAGTTTCGATGGCAATTGTGCTGTGATGCTTGCCCAAAACATCCACCACGGTGATGGTTGTAGGTTGTGCGACAGCGATTTGTAACATGGAATTCGTTGGATTTGGGAATACGGTGATGGCTTGGGCGGGATTGGCCTGCGGATCAATGGCCAAAGCTGGATTGAGCTCGTTGTACAGGGTAATGACCTCGGATTCACCCAATTTGCGGTTGTAAACGCGCATGTCATCGAGTTGGCCATTGAAGAAATTGGCCATGTTTTCCGAGTGATAACCGAGTACCAACGGGCGCCCGGCTACATTAAATTGACCACCAAACCATCCCATGTCATGTGCCACGTATTGACCATCGACATAGATAATGGTGCTGTCCATATAACCATGTACAAAAACGACGTGCTTCCAACTTCCGCTGATGTCTCCCACAAGGGCAGACCTGTCATCGCTCGCGCTGCAACGTTCAAAAGTCCAGACGTTTTTGCTGATCCCGCCAAACTGCGGATTAGCAATGACAGAGATGTTGTATTGGCTGTAATTGGAAGTGGCGCCATCTCTTTTGCTGAAGATCACACCTTGCTGCGCGACGGTATAATTCACCCACAACGAAATGCTGAAGTCGCCAGTACCCATCTGAAATTCAGCACCATCTGTGAGGTCAATGTGGTCATCAATTCCATCAAAGCTATAGGCCATGTCTGCGTTGCCAAAGCGGTCAGTGGTTAGCGTGGCGCCGGTCACGGTACCATGGTTACTGCCAACTTCGTCGTCGGCATTGCCGCCGTTGAAGGAGTATTTGGCGACGAGTCCATTGGTAACTTGGGCTTGAATGGCCATGTTGCCGCCAAGTAGCAAAACAATAAGAAGTAGAGTTTTTCGCATAATAGGATACTTAAGATTTCCAGTGCCAAAGTACCTGTAGCCGATGGATCGGGTCTGTTTTTGTTCAGGAACGGCCCGTTTTGTGCAGGAATGGATGGGTGTTTTTACTTGAGAAGCGAATTGGCCGAAAATGGTGGTTGGCAAAATTCAAAAAAGGAAAATCGAAGCAAAGCGTTGGATATCCATTGGAATGAGAAAAACGGATCGGAATGCTCAAAGCAGCTCCATCAGAAGGGATTTCGCAAGTACTTCCTTCCCGTCAGCCATTCGGTATCAACGATTCGCGGTCCGATTATTCCTCGCCGCATTCCCGCCCCAGCAAAACCAACGATCTATCCCGGCATTCCCTGTTTTGATCACGGCCAATTTTCCGTCGGTACAGGGCGCATAGAAGTTTCCTTGAGCGGCGATGGGTTGTTGGCGGTGCGTTTCTCCCGTTGCGTAGGTATGGGTGATGCGTCCCGATTGCGGATCAAATTCTCGAATGTTGCCATCCATGCAGGCGACATAGATTTTACCGTCCACGGTCATCGGGGGGGCCATTTGACTGCCGCCATCGTCGGTCAGGGACGTAGGATATTGCCATTCCCAGACTTGGAGCAAGGTTTTGGCATCAAGGCAGCGCAGGACATGCCCTTGGGCGACATAGATTTTTCCGTTGAATTCCAGTGGACGCGAACCTTC is part of the Bacteroidota bacterium genome and encodes:
- a CDS encoding T9SS type A sorting domain-containing protein, coding for MRKTLLLIVLLLGGNMAIQAQVTNGLVAKYSFNGGNADDEVGSNHGTVTGATLTTDRFGNADMAYSFDGIDDHIDLTDGAEFQMGTGDFSISLWVNYTVAQQGVIFSKRDGATSNYSQYNISVIANPQFGGISKNVWTFERCSASDDRSALVGDISGSWKHVVFVHGYMDSTIIYVDGQYVAHDMGWFGGQFNVAGRPLVLGYHSENMANFFNGQLDDMRVYNRKLGESEVITLYNELNPALAIDPQANPAQAITVFPNPTNSMLQIAVAQPTTITVVDVLGKHHSTIAIETEKTLDVSEFESGIYFLRDLNTGKAIKFIKE